One segment of candidate division TA06 bacterium DNA contains the following:
- a CDS encoding glycosyltransferase family 39 protein — translation MAGIVFNQPTAIPLILQITLSCLTVYLVYLITLKIFLSRPAALAASLLYAGEPQSVLYSAKLMTETLFAFLLAGLLYLLILYLTRPRLRFLLAAAATGTALAYVRPIGYYLPFLIALFIGINSHIRHRFWSVFFPPLLLFLLLSYGLLLPWQVRNSRQAGYSGFSAIADCNLYFHTMPAIMAHQPGREYTEIKAQMKVQSYEDFCRAQSELPGDSQGAALRQMKRQALFAISRDIPFFTWLHVKGMLRTLIGPGATEFIKLFNLKKYLPGKMDDQLGMLAPLSRIIYVLVKNPVFTALAVFLDLVLALYLFLSIYPSIKRKIHAQGPVLLLLTVTLYFIILSGGFVGQSRLRHPIMPIICIFAGYGLHLFWTQKNWYETPAAI, via the coding sequence ATGGCCGGTATAGTTTTTAACCAACCGACCGCAATTCCCCTGATCCTTCAGATAACTTTAAGCTGTCTTACCGTATACCTGGTTTACCTAATTACATTAAAAATATTTTTGTCCCGGCCAGCGGCTTTGGCCGCAAGCCTTTTATATGCCGGAGAGCCCCAATCGGTGCTTTATTCTGCAAAACTCATGACCGAAACCCTCTTCGCTTTTCTGCTGGCAGGCCTCCTTTATCTTCTCATTTTATACCTGACCAGGCCAAGACTCCGCTTTTTGCTTGCGGCGGCGGCCACCGGAACCGCTTTAGCCTATGTCCGTCCTATCGGCTATTACCTTCCATTCCTGATCGCATTGTTTATTGGCATTAATTCGCACATCCGACACCGGTTTTGGTCAGTTTTCTTTCCTCCGCTGCTTCTTTTTTTGCTGCTTTCCTACGGGCTGCTGCTGCCCTGGCAGGTTCGGAACAGCCGACAGGCTGGTTACTCCGGGTTTTCGGCAATTGCCGATTGCAATCTATATTTTCACACCATGCCGGCAATCATGGCACACCAGCCAGGCCGCGAATACACCGAGATCAAAGCGCAAATGAAGGTGCAAAGCTATGAAGATTTCTGTCGGGCCCAATCCGAACTGCCTGGTGACAGCCAAGGCGCTGCTTTAAGACAGATGAAGCGCCAGGCACTTTTTGCCATCAGCCGCGATATCCCATTCTTCACCTGGCTCCATGTTAAGGGAATGCTCCGGACGTTGATCGGACCAGGCGCCACCGAGTTTATTAAATTATTCAACCTTAAGAAATACCTGCCCGGCAAAATGGATGACCAGTTGGGAATGCTTGCCCCCCTGTCGCGGATTATTTACGTGCTTGTAAAAAATCCTGTTTTTACAGCCCTTGCTGTTTTCCTTGATCTGGTTCTTGCCCTGTACTTATTTTTATCAATCTATCCTTCTATAAAACGTAAAATCCATGCCCAAGGTCCGGTCTTATTGCTTTTAACTGTGACATTATATTTTATAATTCTTTCGGGGGGATTTGTTGGACAAAGTCGCTTAAGGCATCCGATAATGCCCATTATTTGCATCTTTGCAGGTTATGGGCTTCATCTATTTTGGACTCAAAAGAACTGGTACGAAACGCCTGCTGCCATTTGA
- a CDS encoding SpoIID/LytB domain-containing protein produces the protein MKRSDFVKISLMLPALVLYGCAPRYLSQKQAPQLALIRVALSRNLSRTEIRGRDTVYVSNGDHQTLIAPGQSWKLLPAINGLMIYTSQGQAFGPINGFVRIYSKSPFCVNDREFSDPAEIRQETASGLLLVMETELEKYLLGVVGAELGSGRTELEALKAQAVVSRSYAFTKIGASPEAGWPRPTTPPPRTTTMMSLFTWSIPGGTR, from the coding sequence ATGAAAAGGAGTGATTTCGTAAAAATATCATTGATGCTGCCGGCTTTGGTGCTTTACGGCTGCGCTCCGCGGTATCTCTCTCAAAAACAGGCGCCGCAACTGGCGCTGATAAGGGTAGCCTTAAGCCGCAATCTTTCCCGGACGGAGATCCGGGGGCGCGATACAGTCTATGTCAGCAACGGCGATCACCAGACGTTGATTGCCCCGGGCCAAAGCTGGAAACTTTTGCCCGCGATTAACGGTCTGATGATTTATACCAGCCAGGGACAAGCCTTCGGCCCGATAAATGGCTTTGTCAGGATTTACTCCAAGTCTCCTTTCTGTGTTAACGACCGGGAATTTTCCGACCCGGCAGAGATAAGGCAGGAAACAGCATCCGGCCTGCTGCTGGTGATGGAGACCGAACTGGAAAAATATCTTTTGGGCGTGGTCGGCGCCGAGTTGGGATCCGGCCGCACCGAGTTGGAGGCCCTAAAGGCCCAGGCGGTAGTCTCGCGCAGTTATGCTTTCACCAAGATCGGGGCGTCGCCGGAGGCCGGCTGGCCGAGACCGACGACACCTCCACCAAGGACGACGACGATGATGTCACTGTTTACATGGTCAATTCCGGGCGGCACCAGATAA
- a CDS encoding NAD(P)/FAD-dependent oxidoreductase, with product MGIQNFQYDAVVVGAGPAGSLAAESLAKSGHSVLLLEKHREIGIPLCCAEAISLKSLALFCRPDPKWIAAPINGAVLYSPDGTEVAVPWPEVGYVLERKLFDRWLAQRAAEAGTHVLVNAEAVGLISSKNGDFSGVTVLYQNQIHNISCRAIIGADGVESLTGAWAGLNTALKSTELHSCMQYLMSGIDGPPNMARFWVGKEIAPGGYLWVFPKDAGLANVGLGILGSLAGQKKPGEYLDRFLIKHFPKAQIIETMAGGTPALEEGHPMAAKNVLLAGDAARLTDPLSGAGIATAMASGQMAARQVAEYLKTGNKKHLENYPSLWWSGLWKDIKYHAKVRKVFLKLEDDDMNRIARFLSQLLKGKEPSKINPIDVAKQVVRSDPGLLLLGRHLL from the coding sequence ATGGGAATTCAAAACTTTCAATACGATGCAGTGGTGGTAGGGGCCGGACCGGCCGGGTCTCTGGCCGCCGAGTCCTTGGCCAAGTCCGGCCATTCGGTGCTGCTTTTGGAGAAGCACCGGGAGATAGGCATTCCCCTGTGCTGCGCCGAGGCGATCAGTCTGAAAAGCCTGGCGCTTTTCTGCCGGCCGGATCCCAAATGGATCGCTGCGCCCATCAACGGCGCGGTACTCTACTCCCCGGATGGCACCGAGGTGGCGGTGCCCTGGCCCGAAGTAGGATATGTGCTGGAACGCAAATTGTTTGACCGCTGGCTGGCCCAAAGAGCGGCCGAAGCCGGGACGCATGTGTTGGTCAACGCCGAGGCGGTGGGCCTTATCTCAAGCAAAAACGGCGACTTTAGCGGGGTTACAGTTTTATACCAAAATCAGATTCACAATATTTCCTGCCGAGCTATTATCGGGGCCGACGGAGTGGAATCTTTGACCGGGGCCTGGGCCGGCCTGAACACGGCGCTAAAATCAACCGAGTTGCATTCCTGTATGCAATATCTGATGTCCGGCATCGACGGTCCCCCGAACATGGCCCGGTTTTGGGTGGGCAAGGAAATTGCTCCCGGAGGCTACCTATGGGTGTTTCCCAAGGATGCCGGCCTGGCCAACGTGGGACTGGGAATATTGGGCAGCCTGGCCGGACAAAAAAAGCCCGGGGAGTATTTAGACCGATTCTTAATAAAACACTTTCCCAAAGCCCAGATTATCGAAACTATGGCTGGAGGCACACCGGCCCTGGAGGAAGGCCATCCCATGGCGGCAAAGAACGTGCTGCTGGCCGGCGATGCCGCCAGGTTGACCGATCCCCTGTCCGGGGCCGGCATCGCCACCGCCATGGCTTCGGGGCAGATGGCCGCCCGTCAAGTTGCGGAATACCTGAAGACCGGAAATAAAAAACATCTTGAGAATTATCCCAGCCTCTGGTGGTCGGGTCTGTGGAAGGATATAAAATATCACGCCAAGGTGCGCAAGGTCTTTTTAAAATTAGAAGACGATGACATGAACCGGATCGCCAGATTCCTGTCTCAGCTGCTTAAGGGCAAGGAACCCTCAAAAATAAATCCCATAGACGTGGCCAAACAGGTGGTGAGGTCGGATCCGGGCCTGCTGCTGTTGGGAAGGCATCTGCTGTGA
- a CDS encoding tetratricopeptide repeat protein, whose protein sequence is MNAAVGDDFDARIDRGLEILYQGQYQEAIDTFDVFISQHPKNPAGYFFKAGAYQLRSMSYETQVWDDTQALLLDSSLELSHKAVNRDRRDPWAFFIRGGTYAYRAAIKARAKDYFSALSNGLSAVSDLNKAAALDPQLYDAYLGIGSFHYFRTKAASILKWLPFIGDNREKGIAEIKTAMEKGRYSKVLAQNGLAWIYLDYEKYPLALEQAQQLEKSFPQNHIFFWIAPEVYRRTKQWDKGSAGYARLLKLLDQSQPMNNFNRVFVGSRLAKCYYQEKKYREALEASQKALGLALDERSAQRLKYERGRAFEVLKQAQKKLKISQ, encoded by the coding sequence TTGAACGCTGCGGTCGGAGATGATTTTGACGCCCGGATCGACCGGGGACTGGAGATCCTTTACCAGGGCCAGTATCAGGAAGCTATAGACACCTTTGACGTTTTCATAAGCCAGCATCCCAAAAACCCGGCCGGATATTTTTTTAAGGCCGGGGCCTATCAGCTAAGGTCCATGTCCTACGAGACCCAGGTCTGGGACGATACCCAGGCCTTATTGCTGGATAGTTCCCTGGAACTTTCCCACAAAGCAGTGAATCGGGATCGCCGGGATCCCTGGGCATTCTTCATCCGGGGGGGAACCTATGCCTACCGGGCCGCCATCAAGGCCCGGGCCAAAGATTATTTTTCGGCTTTGAGCAACGGATTATCGGCGGTCTCCGACCTGAACAAAGCGGCAGCCCTGGATCCCCAGCTTTATGACGCCTATCTGGGCATCGGATCGTTCCACTATTTCCGCACCAAGGCCGCCAGCATTCTAAAGTGGCTTCCATTCATCGGCGACAACCGGGAGAAAGGCATCGCCGAAATAAAAACGGCCATGGAAAAGGGGCGCTATTCCAAAGTGCTGGCCCAGAACGGCTTAGCCTGGATCTATCTGGATTATGAAAAATACCCCCTGGCCCTGGAGCAGGCCCAGCAGCTGGAAAAAAGCTTTCCCCAGAACCACATATTTTTCTGGATAGCCCCGGAGGTATACCGGCGGACCAAGCAGTGGGATAAGGGTTCCGCCGGATATGCCCGGCTTTTGAAATTGCTGGATCAAAGCCAGCCGATGAATAATTTCAACCGGGTGTTCGTCGGCAGCCGCCTGGCCAAGTGCTATTATCAAGAGAAAAAATACCGGGAGGCGCTGGAGGCATCCCAAAAAGCTTTGGGCTTGGCTTTGGACGAACGGTCGGCCCAGAGACTGAAGTACGAAAGAGGCAGGGCCTTTGAGGTACTTAAGCAGGCCCAGAAGAAATTAAAGATCAGCCAGTGA
- a CDS encoding tetratricopeptide repeat protein: protein MNKKYLRIILILALTVIAYWPIFSADFMYDDRFFVQENPGIREWRNLPEYFASHSSSIAAIKWEGIWRPLRTVSYLVDYKIWGLNPLGFHLTNLLWHLLNVVILYLLLSRLFKNENLSLAACLIFALHPIQTEAVTWISSRGDLMFLSCGLTAFILFMSYEESRKHWALGLSCFSFILALLSKETAIVLPALFILYRYIFTGKGNIRETISRWKPDTVYFLIIAVYFVLRRLALGMVSQCPYWGDSFWTNLFTMIRVALDYVRLLFLPLWLRVDYVYDLSTNILDWRIIGSLGILTMITAFAIRDLKNKGFLAFGWFWFVIGLLPVSNIFPITTLLAERFLYLPLIGFAIWAGYLWSSLGNRKLAAAILWLILPAMMALTIKRNMEWRSPLKLWTAETARSQNSFIAHDYLGNLYYQNGNLPSAEREFLRALEIDPTYVNSLYGLALVYVQWQKYDRAIIYARKNLSLDPYHHGAWVALGISYGGKGDLFKSEQAFKQAVSIEPGSREGWANLGIIYAQQMIWKKAVDAYSKAVAVDPGDYSLYNDLALALSRQGDATRALDIWQKVLALSPDHLESRMNLAQALEKTDPVRAAVQWELFLETAQKFGQPVNREFVTRRIKALRKNEKE, encoded by the coding sequence ATGAACAAGAAATACCTGAGAATAATACTCATCCTGGCCCTGACGGTCATCGCCTACTGGCCGATATTCTCGGCCGACTTCATGTACGATGACCGTTTTTTTGTGCAGGAGAACCCCGGTATCCGGGAATGGCGGAATTTGCCGGAATATTTTGCCAGCCATTCTTCCAGCATTGCTGCCATTAAATGGGAAGGAATCTGGCGTCCGCTGCGAACAGTATCCTATCTGGTTGATTACAAAATATGGGGCCTTAATCCTTTGGGTTTTCACCTGACTAACCTGTTGTGGCACCTGCTGAATGTTGTTATATTGTATCTGCTGCTGAGCCGGCTTTTCAAAAACGAAAACCTTTCCCTGGCCGCCTGCCTGATCTTTGCCCTGCACCCGATCCAGACCGAGGCTGTGACCTGGATCTCCAGCCGGGGAGACCTGATGTTTTTAAGCTGCGGCCTGACGGCCTTCATCCTTTTCATGTCTTACGAAGAATCGCGTAAACATTGGGCTCTTGGGCTTTCATGTTTCAGTTTTATACTGGCGCTGTTGTCCAAAGAAACGGCCATCGTCCTGCCGGCCTTGTTCATTTTATATCGATACATTTTTACCGGCAAAGGAAATATCAGGGAAACGATTTCCCGCTGGAAGCCGGATACTGTTTATTTTCTGATCATCGCTGTTTATTTTGTCCTCCGGCGGCTGGCCCTGGGGATGGTGTCCCAATGCCCCTATTGGGGCGATTCCTTTTGGACCAATCTCTTCACCATGATCCGGGTGGCCTTGGATTATGTCCGGCTGTTGTTCCTGCCTTTGTGGCTGCGGGTGGACTATGTCTATGATCTCTCGACAAACATTCTTGACTGGAGGATTATCGGGTCTCTCGGCATCTTGACGATGATCACGGCCTTCGCCATCCGGGACCTGAAGAACAAAGGATTCCTGGCCTTCGGCTGGTTCTGGTTTGTGATAGGTCTGCTGCCGGTTTCCAACATTTTTCCCATCACAACTTTGCTGGCGGAGAGATTCTTGTATCTGCCATTAATTGGTTTCGCAATCTGGGCCGGATATCTTTGGAGTAGTCTGGGAAACAGAAAACTTGCCGCGGCAATTTTATGGCTGATCCTGCCGGCCATGATGGCCTTAACAATCAAGCGAAACATGGAATGGCGAAGCCCGTTAAAACTCTGGACCGCCGAAACCGCCCGTTCCCAGAACTCGTTTATCGCCCACGACTATCTGGGCAACCTTTATTATCAGAATGGCAACCTGCCGTCGGCCGAGCGCGAGTTCCTTAGGGCGTTAGAGATCGACCCAACTTACGTCAACAGCCTTTACGGACTGGCTTTGGTCTATGTCCAATGGCAAAAATACGACCGGGCCATAATTTACGCCCGGAAAAACCTGTCTTTGGATCCATACCATCATGGTGCCTGGGTGGCGTTGGGCATCAGCTACGGCGGAAAGGGAGATCTTTTTAAGTCTGAACAAGCCTTCAAACAGGCGGTTTCCATTGAACCCGGAAGCAGGGAGGGATGGGCCAATCTGGGTATTATCTACGCCCAACAAATGATTTGGAAAAAAGCCGTTGACGCTTATTCAAAAGCCGTAGCGGTTGATCCCGGAGATTACAGCTTATACAACGACCTGGCCCTGGCCTTAAGCCGTCAGGGCGATGCAACTCGGGCCCTGGATATCTGGCAAAAGGTTCTGGCGTTAAGTCCCGACCATTTGGAAAGCAGGATGAACCTGGCCCAGGCTTTGGAGAAAACTGATCCCGTCCGGGCAGCGGTCCAGTGGGAATTATTTTTGGAGACTGCTCAAAAGTTCGGCCAGCCGGTCAACCGGGAGTTTGTAACCCGGAGAATCAAAGCCTTGCGGAAAAATGAAAAGGAGTGA
- a CDS encoding radical SAM protein — MNVLLINPPAYLGVAQVREGRCMQRAGAWTSVWPPLSLALTAAVLRRAGHRVKLHDCIVEKISRPRLLQLAKEFNPDWCLFNSATPSIAGDMETVDALAQALPRCRTAALGIHPTALPEETFGLSKNLEVIIKGEPEQAALELISAEKLDGISGISYRRNGEVFHNSPRAAIEDLDSLPYPAWDLIDKDLYKLPLSDRPFLLLATNRGCPFSCRFCADHVYYGKKLRKFSPRRIADEIEYDINDIGVKQFLFWAESFTLDRGHALATAREIINRKLDIGWVCNSRVDQVDPEMLNNFKQAGCWMIGFGVESGSQRMLDLMAKGTTIQQTRNVVNLAQKAGLKVTAHVMFGYPGETGEELRATLDLVKELNFDFAQFYSAVPFPGSELYWQAQKEGWLASRDWRLYEQNYCVIKTSELDPPEVEAFRSRAFREFYLRPGQVLKIIRSLKTGTAWKQEFRALWQFRNWVK; from the coding sequence TTGAATGTCCTGCTGATCAATCCTCCGGCCTATCTTGGCGTGGCCCAGGTGCGGGAGGGACGGTGCATGCAGCGGGCCGGAGCCTGGACCTCGGTCTGGCCGCCGCTTTCCCTGGCCCTGACCGCGGCGGTGCTACGCCGGGCCGGGCATCGGGTGAAACTGCACGATTGCATAGTGGAAAAGATCTCCCGTCCCCGGCTGCTGCAACTTGCCAAAGAATTTAATCCGGACTGGTGCCTGTTCAACAGCGCCACCCCTTCGATCGCTGGCGACATGGAGACGGTTGACGCCCTGGCCCAAGCCTTGCCCCGCTGCCGCACGGCGGCGCTGGGCATTCATCCCACCGCCCTGCCGGAGGAAACCTTCGGCCTTTCCAAAAATCTGGAGGTGATAATAAAAGGCGAGCCGGAGCAGGCCGCCCTGGAGCTGATCTCGGCGGAAAAATTAGATGGGATATCAGGCATCAGCTACCGCCGGAACGGAGAAGTTTTTCATAATTCGCCCCGGGCCGCCATCGAAGATCTCGACAGCCTGCCATACCCTGCCTGGGACTTGATCGACAAAGATCTCTACAAACTTCCCCTTTCCGACCGGCCATTCCTGCTGCTGGCCACCAACCGGGGCTGCCCTTTCAGCTGCCGTTTTTGCGCCGACCATGTCTATTATGGAAAAAAGCTGAGAAAGTTCTCGCCCCGGAGGATCGCGGATGAGATCGAGTACGATATCAATGATATCGGCGTGAAACAATTCCTGTTCTGGGCCGAATCCTTTACCCTGGACCGCGGCCATGCCCTGGCCACCGCCCGGGAGATCATAAACCGCAAGCTTGATATCGGCTGGGTCTGCAACAGCCGGGTGGACCAGGTGGATCCGGAGATGCTGAATAACTTCAAACAGGCGGGTTGTTGGATGATAGGTTTCGGGGTGGAGTCCGGCAGCCAGAGGATGCTGGACCTGATGGCCAAGGGAACGACCATTCAGCAGACCAGGAACGTTGTGAACCTGGCGCAAAAGGCGGGATTGAAGGTCACAGCCCATGTGATGTTCGGCTACCCCGGAGAAACCGGGGAAGAGTTGAGGGCCACCCTGGATTTGGTAAAGGAACTGAATTTCGATTTTGCCCAGTTCTATTCCGCGGTGCCTTTTCCGGGTTCGGAGCTGTACTGGCAGGCCCAAAAAGAAGGATGGCTGGCCAGCCGGGACTGGAGGTTATATGAACAGAACTATTGCGTCATTAAAACTTCTGAGCTTGATCCGCCCGAAGTGGAAGCCTTCAGGAGCAGGGCTTTCCGGGAATTTTATTTGCGCCCCGGTCAGGTGCTAAAGATCATCAGGTCATTAAAGACCGGGACCGCCTGGAAACAGGAATTCAGGGCTTTGTGGCAATTCCGGAATTGGGTCAAATGA
- a CDS encoding glycosyltransferase family 2 protein, with the protein MKQITVAIIARDEEATIGQVILGAKGHADELLVIDGGSTDRTAEIARREGVPVLSDDGRGKGAGVRLAIQKAQSGILVLMDADGSHQASDIPDLARPIMEGKADMMIASRLRGGSDEFHGTLDNIIRQAGGAFISLLLHWRWGADITDCENGFRAIDVQKARGLGLKSNDFLIEQEMVVKAIKKGLVIREIASHEFARQGGVSKLKTTQGWKFLWHIFKEMAF; encoded by the coding sequence GTGAAACAAATAACCGTAGCCATAATCGCCAGGGACGAAGAAGCCACCATCGGCCAGGTCATCCTCGGCGCCAAAGGGCATGCTGATGAACTGTTGGTGATAGACGGCGGTTCTACCGACCGGACGGCGGAGATAGCCCGCCGGGAAGGTGTTCCGGTTCTTTCAGACGACGGCCGGGGCAAAGGGGCCGGAGTGCGCCTGGCGATACAAAAGGCCCAAAGCGGCATTTTGGTGCTGATGGACGCCGACGGATCGCACCAGGCCTCCGATATCCCGGATCTGGCCCGGCCGATCATGGAAGGCAAAGCCGACATGATGATAGCCTCAAGATTGCGGGGCGGTTCGGACGAATTCCACGGCACCCTGGACAACATCATCCGCCAGGCCGGCGGGGCTTTCATCAGTCTGCTGCTGCACTGGCGGTGGGGGGCCGATATCACCGATTGCGAGAACGGCTTCCGGGCTATTGATGTTCAAAAAGCCAGAGGGTTGGGGTTGAAATCGAATGATTTTTTGATAGAACAGGAAATGGTGGTCAAGGCCATAAAAAAGGGGCTGGTCATCCGGGAGATCGCCAGCCACGAATTCGCCAGGCAGGGCGGGGTCTCCAAACTGAAGACCACCCAGGGCTGGAAATTCTTATGGCATATTTTTAAGGAGATGGCGTTTTGA
- a CDS encoding glycosyltransferase family 39 protein, producing MKLKETKYLWAVMLLALVLRLVPVCWNNQPPVSDGIMYHQLARSLIEVGTYSYADGTATAYWPPGYPLLLCGLYTLGFSLLAVKLFQVALGLISVWLAFLIGCRLAGTKAGLWTSLLLAVHPYHIFYCNLILTETLFVALFAGSLLFYCRVQESSSFKDAGLLGLFTGAGILVRPFFIMLPAFFILLSPKRFKPLLLTLFISAIIIAPWTLRNYRVFHKLIPVSSNGGINFWIGHNPKTTGGFQATGNLPLSIQQADENAQSTMAYRDGFKYALMHPAEELGHSCLKIWWLFMPDYGSLMWAGSLDTGNKFFILTAGLLGFYPLALAFAGLWGLIKLKYGFLWQGILFYILGVCCLFFSQPRYLLPFTPVLVISAATLFAGDSSIQNSQTLIKKRFFAVFLIIFIIVGIIYWGLRYLLSP from the coding sequence ATGAAGCTAAAGGAAACAAAATATCTTTGGGCCGTTATGCTTCTGGCCCTGGTCTTAAGGCTGGTGCCGGTGTGCTGGAACAACCAGCCGCCGGTCTCCGACGGAATTATGTACCACCAACTGGCCCGTTCGTTGATTGAGGTTGGCACCTATTCATACGCCGACGGCACGGCCACCGCTTATTGGCCACCGGGCTATCCTCTTTTGCTTTGCGGACTTTATACCCTTGGTTTTAGTTTGCTGGCTGTAAAACTTTTTCAGGTGGCCCTGGGCCTGATTTCAGTATGGTTGGCCTTTCTGATCGGGTGCAGACTGGCTGGGACCAAGGCCGGGCTTTGGACCTCTTTGCTACTGGCCGTCCATCCCTATCATATCTTTTACTGCAATTTGATACTGACAGAAACCCTTTTTGTGGCTCTTTTTGCCGGCAGCCTCCTGTTTTATTGCAGGGTTCAGGAGTCATCAAGTTTCAAAGATGCCGGGCTCTTGGGGCTTTTTACCGGAGCAGGCATTTTGGTGCGCCCGTTTTTTATCATGTTGCCGGCGTTTTTTATTTTGCTCTCGCCGAAACGCTTCAAGCCTTTGCTGTTGACATTGTTTATTTCAGCAATTATAATTGCCCCTTGGACGTTGCGCAATTACAGGGTTTTCCACAAGTTGATTCCCGTTTCCAGCAACGGCGGCATAAATTTTTGGATCGGGCATAATCCCAAAACAACCGGAGGCTTTCAGGCCACCGGCAACCTGCCGCTGTCAATTCAACAAGCCGATGAAAACGCCCAATCGACCATGGCTTACCGGGATGGATTTAAATATGCGCTTATGCATCCTGCGGAAGAGCTGGGGCACAGCTGCCTTAAGATTTGGTGGCTTTTCATGCCCGATTACGGCAGCCTGATGTGGGCCGGAAGCCTGGACACCGGGAATAAATTCTTTATTTTGACAGCAGGTCTTTTGGGGTTTTATCCCCTGGCCCTGGCTTTCGCCGGACTATGGGGGCTGATCAAACTTAAATACGGATTTTTATGGCAGGGGATTTTGTTTTACATCCTAGGCGTGTGTTGTCTGTTTTTTTCTCAGCCCCGTTATCTCCTGCCTTTTACCCCGGTCTTAGTTATTAGCGCAGCGACCCTGTTTGCCGGGGATTCGTCTATTCAGAATTCCCAAACTTTGATTAAGAAAAGATTCTTCGCTGTTTTTCTTATCATATTCATCATTGTGGGAATAATTTATTGGGGTTTGAGATATCTTTTGAGCCCTTGA
- a CDS encoding glycosyltransferase has product MKNLLILSYYYPPLGLSGVQRTVKFVKYLPQFGWNPMIITPHPRGSYVYDPSLSEEVKQARVFPTFSLDPLYFLPSKRRPSLTNSPELGSSINRWFIPDNKLGWVPFAVKAALQASRLNNIDAIYSTAPPYSSHLAAVFLKKLLQKPLVTDFRDAWTDYTWASHPTPFHHHVDLGLEAWVLKNSDAVIAVNDEIINGLRRAHPNVAPGKFRLISHGYDPADFAVEARTGGENFRIAYAGTFIKNRSPMPLLEALKILQDQNPILLDKLKISFVGTFRPGDAALVAGSGFADKIDFWGYLPHRESVSVLMQANLLWLVMGPEETANVTPGKLFEYLGAQKPILASIPKGAAQDIIKEAGAGQCFSPDDHTQSAAFLVSQIKAWQQGKSIDTIRPERLKKYDRCLITKDLSGLLNQLC; this is encoded by the coding sequence ATGAAAAACCTTTTGATATTAAGCTACTACTACCCGCCCTTGGGATTAAGCGGGGTTCAGCGAACCGTCAAGTTCGTCAAATACCTGCCCCAGTTCGGTTGGAACCCGATGATTATCACTCCTCATCCCCGCGGCAGTTACGTTTATGATCCCTCATTAAGCGAGGAGGTCAAGCAGGCCAGAGTTTTCCCTACTTTTTCGCTGGACCCGCTTTATTTTTTACCTTCAAAACGTCGGCCGTCATTGACAAACAGCCCTGAGCTTGGCTCCAGCATTAACCGCTGGTTCATTCCCGACAACAAGCTGGGCTGGGTGCCTTTTGCGGTGAAAGCCGCGTTGCAGGCTTCCCGGCTGAATAATATCGATGCCATATACTCCACGGCCCCGCCCTATTCATCTCATCTGGCCGCAGTGTTTCTGAAAAAACTCCTCCAAAAACCTCTGGTAACAGATTTTCGGGATGCTTGGACCGATTACACCTGGGCCAGTCACCCTACGCCGTTCCATCATCATGTTGACCTGGGTTTGGAGGCCTGGGTTTTGAAAAATTCTGATGCGGTGATCGCAGTCAATGACGAAATAATAAATGGCCTCCGCCGGGCTCATCCGAATGTTGCCCCTGGCAAGTTCCGCTTGATCTCCCACGGCTACGACCCGGCGGACTTTGCGGTAGAAGCTCGGACCGGCGGAGAAAACTTCCGGATCGCCTATGCCGGAACGTTCATTAAAAACCGCAGCCCCATGCCGCTGTTGGAAGCCCTGAAAATACTGCAAGACCAAAACCCGATATTATTGGACAAGCTTAAAATATCTTTTGTCGGCACTTTCCGTCCGGGTGATGCTGCACTGGTTGCAGGTTCAGGGTTCGCCGATAAAATTGATTTCTGGGGATACCTGCCCCACCGGGAAAGCGTGTCCGTTTTGATGCAGGCCAACCTGTTGTGGCTGGTGATGGGCCCGGAAGAGACCGCCAATGTTACTCCCGGCAAATTGTTTGAGTATCTGGGAGCCCAAAAGCCCATACTGGCTTCCATTCCTAAAGGAGCCGCTCAGGATATCATAAAAGAAGCCGGGGCCGGACAATGTTTTTCCCCTGACGATCACACCCAATCAGCTGCTTTTTTGGTTTCTCAGATAAAGGCCTGGCAGCAAGGTAAGTCGATTGATACCATCAGACCGGAGCGACTAAAAAAATACGATCGCTGCTTGATAACCAAGGATTTATCCGGATTATTAAATCAGCTATGCTGA